The Aedes aegypti strain LVP_AGWG chromosome 3, AaegL5.0 Primary Assembly, whole genome shotgun sequence genome contains a region encoding:
- the LOC5574181 gene encoding copper transporter 5.1 isoform X1, with amino-acid sequence MHMHMSFWWGADVGDVFFQGLTVSTTGAMVALCVTLTVLSIVYEGLKVHGAKVRARAARERKQSASCPPSESATLLSLETSPGVLRPLSRRFCAFFAEATIFLFHNMLGYALMLTVMIYNGYLFVAVVGGMALGYFFFGHMSMKVNMENVQARRTNVICTARCLQADSVNPSTSSSLDHHQHQQFGTNELNYDGTEPSTSTVVIHHHACH; translated from the exons ATGCACATGCACATGTCGTTCTGGTGGGGCGCCGACGTGGGCGATGTGTTCTTCCAGGGGCTCACGGTGAGCACGACCGGAGCGATGGTGGCACTCTGCGTGACTCTCACGGTGCTGTCGATCGTGTACGAGGGTCTTAAG GTTCACGGTGCCAAGGTGCGCGCACGTGCCGCTCGCGAGCGGAAACAATCCGCTTCGTGCCCACCAAGCGAGAGCGCCACGCTCCTTTCCCTAGAAACATCCCCAGGAGTGCTGCGGCCGCTGTCCCGTCGGTTCTGTGCCTTCTTCGCCGAGGCCACCATCTTCCTGTTCCACAACATGCTCGGCTATGCCCTGATGCTCACGGTAATGATCTACAACGGGTACCTGTTTGTGGCCGTCGTCGGCGGTATGGCTCTGGGGTACTTCTTCTTCGGACACATGTCCATGAAGGTCAATATGGAGAACGTGCAGGCTCGACGGACGAATGTTATCTGCACGGCTCGCTGTTTACAGGCAG ATTCAGTGAACCCATCGACTTCGTCCAGTCTGGACCACCACCAGCATCAGCAGTTCGGGACGAACGAGCTCAACTACGACGGAACGGAACCGTCGACCTCGACGGTAGTGATCCATCATCATGCGTGCCATTGA
- the LOC5574181 gene encoding copper transporter 5.1 isoform X2, which yields MHMHMSFWWGADVGDVFFQGLTVSTTGAMVALCVTLTVLSIVYEGLKVHGAKVRARAARERKQSASCPPSESATLLSLETSPGVLRPLSRRFCAFFAEATIFLFHNMLGYALMLTVMIYNGYLFVAVVGGMALGYFFFGHMSMKVNMENVQARRTNVICTARCLQAAESCAMSHSAPCPSSRPKTRCSNYQTLCS from the exons ATGCACATGCACATGTCGTTCTGGTGGGGCGCCGACGTGGGCGATGTGTTCTTCCAGGGGCTCACGGTGAGCACGACCGGAGCGATGGTGGCACTCTGCGTGACTCTCACGGTGCTGTCGATCGTGTACGAGGGTCTTAAG GTTCACGGTGCCAAGGTGCGCGCACGTGCCGCTCGCGAGCGGAAACAATCCGCTTCGTGCCCACCAAGCGAGAGCGCCACGCTCCTTTCCCTAGAAACATCCCCAGGAGTGCTGCGGCCGCTGTCCCGTCGGTTCTGTGCCTTCTTCGCCGAGGCCACCATCTTCCTGTTCCACAACATGCTCGGCTATGCCCTGATGCTCACGGTAATGATCTACAACGGGTACCTGTTTGTGGCCGTCGTCGGCGGTATGGCTCTGGGGTACTTCTTCTTCGGACACATGTCCATGAAGGTCAATATGGAGAACGTGCAGGCTCGACGGACGAATGTTATCTGCACGGCTCGCTGTTTACAGGCAG CCGAATCCTGTGCCATGAGTCACTCAGCACCCTGTCCTTCCTCT CGTCCCAAAACGAGATGCTCCAATTACCAAACTCTCTGTTCCTGA